A window from Fusarium musae strain F31 chromosome 8, whole genome shotgun sequence encodes these proteins:
- a CDS encoding hypothetical protein (EggNog:ENOG41): MGVKDVQVKGVDSVAQHLASVLPSDGKPWYRQTHLLKLNYIILSLVLFSSANGYDGSLMGGLLALPRWNAFMNHPHGAWLGFINAIYWSLNGVCFFIAAWASNKYGRKSGIYIGYVFLATGVALQTAAHNSAAFIAARGLLGCAAGWYTASAPLLISEIAFPTHRAVAASCYQCGFYLGSVIAAWVTFATRNYVSSWDWRLPSLLQIVLPALALPGTLMAPESPRWLASIDRVEEARQVIAKHHAGGDIDSPLVEFETSEITNTIQAEKEAHATTSYADMLKTKGNRWRLLISVSLGIFSQWSGNGVVSYYLPLVLQTVGITSVTNQTLISACLQLWNLLWACGAAASVERLGRRPLFLTSAITMLISYIVITGLSGSFASTANASVGTAVVPFLFIFFAGYDVALTPLVISYPIEIWTFALRSRGFGVMWISGIIAGVFNMFVNPIALGSIGWKYYIVYIAFLVAFLLIAYFCYPETRGHTLEQMAFIFDGEDAEMLPRESKTEVLAEEAERKSA; this comes from the exons ATGGGTGTCAAAGACGTCCAGGTCAAGGGGGTTGACTCTGTCGCCCAGCATCTGGCAAGTGTTTTGCCCTCTGATGGCAAGCCCTGGTATCGCCAGACtcacctcctcaagctcaactATATCATCTTGTCTCTCGTTCTTTTCT cttctgCCAATGGTTATGATGGCTCTTTGATGGGAGGACTCTTGGCTCTCCCCAGGTGGAATGCTTTCATGAACCATCCTCACGGTGCGTGGCTTGGGTTCATCAATGCCATCTACTGGAGTTTGAATGGTGTTTGTTTCTTCATTGCTGCCTGGGCATCTAACAAGTATGGCCGCAAGTCCGGCATCTATATTGGCTATGTCTTCCTTGCGACTGGTGTAGCCTTACAAACCGCTGCTCACAACTCTGCCGCCTTCATCGCCGCTCGAGGTCTCCTTGGTTGTGCTGCGGGATGGTACACCGCTAGTGCCCCGTTGCTCATCAGCGAGATCGCCTTTCCTACTCACCGAGCCGTTGCGGCCTCTTGCTACCAGTGCGGTTTCTACCTCGGCAGCGTGATCGCTGCTTGGGTCACATTCGCTACCAGGAACTATGTTAGCTCTTGGGACTGGAGACTTCCGTCGCTTTTGCAAATCGTTCTTCCAGCTCTGGCTCTCCCTGGAACTCTTATGGCTCCAGAGTCTCCTCGATGGCTTGCATCTATTGATCGCGTCGAGGAGGCTAGGCAGGTCATTGCTAAGCACCATGCAGGCGGAGATATCGACTCACCTCTTGTCGAGTTCGAGACCAGCGAGATTACCAACACCATTCAGGCTGAAAAGGAAGCCCATGCCACCACCAGCTACGCCGATAtgctcaagaccaagggcAACCGATGGAGGCTACTCATCTCTGTTTCTTTAGGTATCTTCAGTCAATGGAGTGGCAACGGCGTTGTCTCATACTATCTCCCCCTCGTCCTCCAGACTGTCGGCATCACCAGTGTCACAAATCAGACCCTTATTAGCGCCTGCCTCCAACTCTGGAACCTGCTATGGGCCTGCGGTGCCGCAGCATCTGTCGAAAGACTAGGACGACGACCTTTGTTCCTTACTTCTGCCATTACCATGCTCATCAGCTACATCGTCATTACTGGACTATCAGGTTCCTTCGCCAGCACGGCAAACGCTTCTGTTGGAACCGCTGTGGTCccctttctcttcatcttctttgctggttATGATGTTGCTCT TACACCTCTCGTCATCTCATACCCCATCGAGATCTGGACTTTCGCCCTCCGATCACGAGGCTTTGGTGTCATGTGGATCTCCGGCATTATCGCTGGTGTCTTCAACATGTTTGTTAATCCAATTGCACTCGGTAGCATTGGTTGGAAGTACTACATTGTATATATTGCTTTCCTCGTGGCCTTCCTCCTTATTGCCTACTTCTGCTACCCCGAGACTCGAGGACACACTCTGGAGCAGATGGCATTTATCTTCGATGGTGAGGATGCTGAGATGCTACCCCGGGAGAGTAAGACTGAGGTTTTGGCCGAGGAGGCAGAGCGCAAGAGTGCCTAA
- a CDS encoding hypothetical protein (EggNog:ENOG41~MEROPS:MER0015112), with protein MQEFDTILRNAHVNGSFVCDIGIKRGVIVGLGVGLVATEDTQIIDCNGAIVTPGGVDGHVHLSQDRSPRAQEAGYTSADTIDTGTRSAIAGGTTTVILFAEQSRGQSLKEQVDKYHELVNDQGSYADYGFHAIITDPTAQVLEQELPELAQCGIMSMKLFLTYKHMRISDRQVLSALQKARELGMVALVHAENGDLVDFFTEHLEAQGLTDPRFKAIAHPPEAEAEAVNRAITFSSVMDTPMLIVHVSVRQSMDVIRKAQSLLKPVFAETCPQYLLLGKENLDRDHFCGAKFVCSPPLRSDPKDIEEIWRGIINGTFTIFSSDHCPYRFDDNRGKKLGHSYSKSGEVQGV; from the exons ATGCAAGAATTTGATACCATCCTGCGCAATGCCCATGTCAATGGTTCCTTTGTTTGCGATATAGGCATCAAGCGAGGCGTCATTGTGGGCCTAGGCGTTGGCCTCGTTGCAACAGAAGACACGCAAATAATTGACTGCAACGGGGCCATTGTAACTCCAGGTGGGGTTGATGGCCATGTCCACCTGTCTCAAGATCGCTCGCccagagctcaagaagcaggcTATACTAGTGCCGATACAA TCGACACGGGGACTAGGAGTGCAATTGCCGGGGGCACGACGACAGTCATCTTATTTGCAGAGCAATCTCGGGGCCAGTCTCTGAAAGAGCAAGTTGACAAATACCATGAACTTGTCAATGACCAAGGCTCATATGCGGACTACGGTTTCCATGCCATCATCACCGATCCCACTGCACAAGTGCTAGAACAAGAACTTCCAGAGCTTGCCCAGTGTGGTATAATGAGCATGAAGCTATTCCTCACATACAAGCACATGAGGATTTCGGATCGTCAGGTGCTCTCAGCGCTGCAAAAGGCACGGGAACTAGGAATGGTGGCACTAGTGCATGCTGAGAATGGGGATCTTGTCGATTTCTTTACTGAGCATTTAGAAGCCCAGGGACTCACAGACCCGAGGTTCAAGGCAATAGCGCATCCTCCAGAGGCTGAGGCCGAAGCCGTCAACCGCGCTATTACTTTCTCCTCGGTCATGGACACGCCGATGCTCATCGTTCATGTCTCTGTTCGACAATCGATGGATGTTATTCGCAAGGCCCAATCATTATTGAAGCCGGTATTCGCCGAGACATGTCCTCAGTACCTATTATTAGGCAAAGAGAATCTCGACAGGGATCATTTCTGTGGTGCCAAGTTCGTCTGCTCGCCCCCTTTGCGCAGCGACCCAAAGGATATTGAGGAAATATGGAGAGGAATCATCAACGGCACATTCACCATATTCTCATCAGACCACTGCCCGTATCG GTTCGATGATAACAGGGGAAAGAAGTTGGGTCATTCATACAGCAAAAGTGGCGAGGTTCAAGGAGTGTAA
- a CDS encoding hypothetical protein (EggNog:ENOG41) produces MRAAFFALAALPFCAIAQDPIPEAAPAATTTTSEAFIPPVIDTSTDIPVDLDPTTTDAIVVPQSTTEAFQENPQPSTQPAPIVEDTTTSQNIIQAPTSQAPPAAKDTTTDPVPVIDTTQPIAQESTTEANAQDTTTVQPIVKDTTSQQLPPVQDTTTELPPPIDPTTTWLPVVDTTNQPIIQTPGSSQETAGLDTNTDVQVPVVPTTTSNAVPAVTSETSNPLPETTTQQKPIIESTTTSVPPAETTTAQVPVQDTTTTAAEQPAQTTTQHQEPEPTTEESKPTSKGDGEPVITQPPAQTTVAPEVATSSVSSVSSQVAALIPIINKWTEDPESLTDETNKEVEDTHDDIIAVIVSLGGKPDVGCNKKRGLLGPIGDIINKLACMAQDLTNISSSIIAGNVPAVTSVVPQVQSQNDDLTEEDEDNQSQEEQSKEESTKQEETTKKDSTTEAPTTTEAPTSTEESTTTEATTTTTGILQVCGADTCGGGSGGGSCPIGSGGSKGGQMGSAAVEVNCNDLSTTTIDGPLPTNPSQTIDFGDDPFTAPTARAESATLPSKRDTELGARAFNDDMSPNPFYVASLTPLWVDQTGATAGHWFRAPPFAGKGSAGVNGIYGCTSVIVVSDLGVYVSHIWENPVFIDNLGNPTPDDVFQATTFNALRDGTLDGYAESIAGYVGTDQAPSVLHSMFHPRVFVVTPFTTDYDRGRGVTTTFRYEARANYLATAVSGIVPGSDYTVLGYTRVGEVESKEQYGTWGRAIVEYDMLEDIVFGSDENAMGQFMGRWRLWVEDQLVTSHRFMVFPDPIAVPETTPAATPAAGLRKRADEEAASKCLVRGGSTGATSAGPSSTDKTATTADATSTAVTSAAPTTDEKTAESTGTTAEEEKTTEAAGTTTSEHKTEEATTTQAEPALTTSTPSTFITTTRASSDAITTEVTSDAAITSEEVRTYYPCVIYGGPRVDKPYCQCSTTVSGKQYVTSASLIDNSCEDYTSYPSPVVPVTEAPATQAPVQTPFTETNDGTVLVYSAYTLDYFMAYTVHVTATRGYGVPSTVSTPVPTQTAVDNDGSGQCGTSDSLSKKGLGEACDRAINEFDADTVYKGYTTRYSRSNKGILMVASVGQAACIAKFECDDYGIGMKGSDIIAARENAKKNDGIWICGHIRLSNSCSVVMDYCTNCKNSG; encoded by the coding sequence ATGCGTGCCGCATTCTTTGCCCTGGCGGCGCTGCCATTCTGTGCAATTGCTCAAGACCCAATTCCTGAAGCTGCGCCTGCTGCTACCACTACTACCTCCGAAGCTTTCATTCCACCAGTGATTGACACGTCCACCGACATTCCtgttgaccttgaccctacCACTACCGATGCTATCGTTGTTCCCCAATCGACCACGGAAGCATTTCAGGAGAATCCTCAGCCAAGTACTCAACCTGCTCCTATCGTTGAGGATACAACAACTTCACAGAATATTATCCAGGCTCCTACTTCTCAGGCTCCACCTGCTGCCAAAGACACGACTACAGATCCTGTACCTGTCATTGACACCACTCAGCCCATTGCACAAGAAAGTACAACTGAAGCCAATGCTCAAGACACGACTACTGTACAGCCTATCGTCAAGGACACAACCTCACAACAGCTACCTCCTGTCCAGGATACAACCACGGAGCTGCCGCCTCCAATTGATCCCACCACCACCTGGCTTCCTGTAGTTGATACCACCAACCAGCCTATCATCCAGACTCCCGGTTCCTCTCAAGAAACCGCTGGCCTGGACACAAATACGGACGTACAGGTGCCCGTTGTGCccacaacaacatcaaacgCTGTACCTGCTGTGACCTCGGAGACCAGTAATCCTCTCCCAGAAACCACGACTCAACAAAAGCCTATCATTGAAAGCACCACCACTAGCGTCCCTCCTGCTGAGACCACCACTGCGCAGGTTCCTGTACAGGACACTACAACAACAGCTGCTGAGCAGCCTGCTCAGACCACTACACAGCACCAAGAACCTGAGCCGACCACTGAGGAGTCCAAGCCCACCAGTAAAGGTGACGGTGAGCCTGTCATCACTCAGCCCCCAGCTCAAACAACCGTCGCTCCTGAGGTGGCTACATCCAGCGTTTCCTCCGTCTCCTCTCAGGTCGCCGCTCTGattcccatcatcaacaaatgGACTGAAGACCCTGAGTCTCTCACCGATGAGACCAACAAGGAGGTCGAGGACACTCACGACGACATCATCGCTGTTATAGTGTCTCTGGGCGGCAAACCCGATGTTGGCTGCAACAAGAAGCGAGGCCTGCTTGGACCTATTGGCGAtatcatcaacaagctcgCTTGTATGGCTCAGGATCTTACCAACATCTCGAGCAGCATCATTGCTGGTAACGTGCCTGCCGTCACCAGTGTTGTTCCTCAGGTCCAGAGCCAGAACGATGATCTgacagaggaggatgaggataatCAGAGCCAGGAGGAGCAAAGTAAGGAAGAGTCCACCAAGCAAGAGGAGACGACCAAGAAGGACTCTACTACAGAGGCGCCTACAACCACCGAAGCCCCTACTTCGACAGAGGAGTCAACTACCACCGAAGCCACTACCACGACTACTGGAATACTGCAAGTTTGTGGTGCTGACACTTGCGGTGGTGGCAGCGGTGGTGGATCTTGTCCTATTGGGTCTGGGGGGTCGAAAGGAGGACAGATGGGCAGCGCGGCTGTTGAAGTCAACTGCAATGACCTCTCAACGACTACCATTGACGGACCCCTCCCTACGAACCCTTCTCAGACCATTGACTTTGGTGACGATCCCTTTACAGCTCCTACAGCCCGCGCCGAGTCTGCAACCCTGCCCTCCAAGCGTGATACAGAGCTCGGGGCTCGAGCATTCAACGATGACATGTCTCCCAATCCTTTCTATGTTGCCTCCCTCACCCCTCTTTGGGTGGACCAGACTGGAGCCACAGCTGGACACTGGTTTCGCGCTCCTCCTTTTGCTGGTAAAGGCTCTGCAGGAGTCAACGGTATCTATGGCTGTACCTCGGTCATTGTCGTGTCTGACTTAGGTGTCTATGTGTCTCACATATGGGAGAACCCCGTCTTTATCGACAACCTCGGGAACCCCACGCCTGACGACGTATTCCAGGCTACTACTTTCAACGCGCTTCGCGACGGCACTCTCGATGGCTATGCCGAAAGTATTGCTGGTTATGTCGGCACAGACCAAGCCCCCAGTGTGCTGCATTCCATGTTCCACCCCAGGGTTTTCGTTGTGACCCCATTCACTACTGACTATGATCGTGGTCGTGGCGTGACCACCACTTTCCGCTACGAGGCACGTGCCAACTACCTCGCGACTGCAGTCTCTGGTATTGTTCCTGGATCTGATTATACCGTTCTCGGTTATACACGAGTTGGCGAAGTAGAATCTAAGGAGCAGTACGGAACGTGGGGTCGCGCTATCGTCGAGTATGATATGCTTGAGGACATTGTTTTTGGGTCTGACGAGAACGCCATGGGCCAGTTCATGGGACGATGGAGACTCTGGGTCGAGGACCAGCTTGTCACTTCCCACAGGTTCATGGTTTTCCCTGATCCCATTGCCGTCCCCGAAACTACACCTGCTGCTACACCCGCTGCCGGCCTGCGGAAGCGCGCCGACGAGGAGGCTGCTAGCAAGTGCTTGGTCCGCGGTGGTTCCACTGGTGCCACCTCAGCCGGGCCCTCTTCTACAGACAAAACTGCTACTACAGCCGATGCCACTTCCACTGCCGTGACTTCAGCAGCCCCTACTACAGATGAAAAGACTGCTGAGTCTACTGGAACAAccgctgaggaagagaagaccaCCGAGGCTGCAGGAACAACCACAAGCGAGCACAAGACCGAAGAGGCTACAACAACTCAAGCTGAGCCGGCCTTGACAACCTCTACCCCAAGCACCTTTATCACTACTACCAGAGCCTCATCTGATGCCATCACAACTGAAGTCACATCTGATGCAGCAATAACTAGTGAGGAAGTCCGCACTTACTACCCTTGCGTAATCTACGGCGGACCTCGTGTCGACAAGCCATACTGTCAATGCAGCACCACAGTCTCTGGCAAGCAGTACGTCACCTCGGCCTCTCTGATCGACAACAGCTGCGAGGACTATACTTCATACCCGTCCCCCGTCGTCCCCGTAACCGAGGCTCCTGCTACCCAAGCTCCAGTTCAGACTCCCTTCACTGAGACCAACGACGGCACGGTCTTGGTCTACTCAGCCTACACCCTCGACTACTTCATGGCTTATACTGTTCACGTCACAGCGACACGTGGTTATGGTGTACCGTCAACTGTTTCCACGCCTGTACCCACTCAAACTGCTGTTGATAACGATGGCAGCGGCCAGTGTGGAACATCCGACAGTCTGTCAAAGAAGGGATTGGGCGAGGCCTGTGATAGAGCTATCAATGAGTTCGACGCCGATACTGTGTACAAGGGTTACACGACCCGATACAGTCGGTCTAACAAGGGTATTCTTATGGTTGCCTCTGTTGGTCAAGCTGCTTGTATTGCCAAGTTTGAGTGTGACGACTACGGTATTGGAATGAAGGGTAGTGACATTATTGCAGCTCGCGAGAACgccaagaagaatgatggTATCTGGATTTGTGGCCACATTCGTCTATCAAACTCATGCAGCGTCGTCATGGACTACTGCACAAACTGTAAGAACAGTGGTTAG
- a CDS encoding hypothetical protein (CAZy:GH3) has translation MSPFMSEERTDALDVDELLSKLTIDEKISLLSGKQQLLHFHHLWILTLGLWQARTSGTQRQYPNTASRRYASRTDPTRGPLGGRGFESFSEDPVLSGHLAGFYCRGLQQENIAATLKHFVCNDMEDQRMAVNLMVTQCAPREIYLLPFQLALSIGDPQAVMTAYNQVNGTHVSENKELLQSILRDEWKFDGLAMSDWFGTYSTTGAIDAGLDLEMPGPSR, from the exons ATGTCGCCTTTCATGAGCGAGGAACGTACAGACGCGCTGGATGTCGACGAGCTGCTTTCCAAGCTCACAATAGACGAGAAGATTTCTCTACTCTCAGGCAAGCAACAACTACTCCATTTCCACCATCTATGGATACTAACCCTCGGCCTCTGGCAGGCAAGGACTTCTGGCACACAACGCCAATACCCCAACACGGCATCCCGTCGATACGCCTCTCGGACGGACCCAACG AGAGGCCCCTTAGGTGGCCGCGGCTTCGAGTCCTTCTCAGAGGACCCTGTACTGTCTGGTCACCTGGCTGGATTCTACTGTCGAGGCTTGCAGCAGGAGAACATTGCAGCCACGCTCAAGCACTTTGTCTGCAACGACATGGAGGATCAGCGCATGGCTGTGAATTTAATGGTTACTCAGTGTGCCCCGCGCGAGATATATCTGCTACCATTCCAGCTTGCCCTTTCCATTGGCGATCCCCAGGCTGTCATGACAGCCTACAACCAAGTCAATGGCACGCATGTCTCGGAGAACAAGGAGCTGCTGCAAAGCATTCTTAGAGACGAATGGAAGTTTGACGGGCTCGCCATGAGTGATTG GTTCGGTACCTATAGCACGACGGGAGCTATCGATGCTGGCCTCGACCTGGAGATGCCTGGTCCAAGCCGCTAG